The following nucleotide sequence is from Anabaena sphaerica FACHB-251.
CTTTACTATTAACGCATTGATTTAAAAAATCACTATAACTGAGGTTTCCCCGTGTAGAACATTGGGAGCGATGTCCATATAAAGCGAGGCGAATAGCATCCATTAAGGTGGTTTTTCCACCTCCATTCATTCCACCTAAAAGGATGATAGGGCGGATATTATCATCATCTATTTTGGGGTTGAGGTTGATAACTTGTCTACCAGCGTAAGGACCAAAATTTTGCAGTACGAGTTCAAGAAATATCATGGTTATTTGGGGTTTATTTTATCTCGTTCCCTGGCTCTGCCGGGGAATGATGTACTAGAGGCTCTGCCTCGTTTATAATTGTCTGAGGCCGAGCCTCACATTAGTCATTCCTAGCCAGAGTCTAGGAACGAGAAAACAGAGAAAAGATTTATTAATTATCTGAGGCAGAGCCTCACATTAGGCATTCCTAGCCAGAGTCTAGGAACGAGAAAATCGTTGGGCATTCATGTTTTGGCAAAATTATTATCACTCTTCCTTTTTCTTAAACTTCCTACCTGCAAAACTATCGGGTTTATTCTCTTCCTTTGCTGGCGTTTCACCTATATTTAATTGTTTGAATGTTTCCCGAATTGTCGCCACATCACCTTTACTAGCGGCTTCTCTTAAATCCCGTTTTAAATGGGCATTTTTAATAGCTTCTTCTTGGGAACGGGAACTTGTGTCAAAACATTTTTCTAAACTTTCATAAATTCCCACACGGCGCGTTTTTTTCCTGAATTGGCGTTCTGTATCCAACAGTTTGGCCATTAGTTCTAATTGCATTCCATCACCATCACAAATTTCTTCTAATACTTCCCATTCATCGCTACCAAGTAGGCTATAATCTGAACCAGGACGGGGATCTTTAAACGCTTCTCCTGTGACTTCTTGATAGATGCGGGGTAAACTATCATCAAATTCGTGTTTTTCCTCTAACCAAATGCGGCGAATTTCGCTAAGTTCTTCCATAGAAATTAAGGTAATATCGCGCATATTCTCTGGGGCAGTTTGCCGCATTTCTGTTTGCGCTGTCAATAATTTTCTTAACCAATACTCACGCCAATCTTTTGTGTATGGTCCGTAAATTGGTTCAATTGATTTTTCACCATCTAAATTACGTTCAAATAATTGAACTTCTCCCCGTAAACGGCGAAAATCTCTTTTATTTCTGTCATCTCTAATATCTAGTTCATTACGCATATTTAATAGAGGCTGCATCCATTCTTTTTCTTCATCATTTTGAATCATTGCCTCCATTGATTTATCTTTACTAACAATTGTACAAACCCAGCAACCAAAACGGGAATCTCCACAACTAGGAGTAGAGGTATCAACAACTAAAGGACATTCATTATCTGCGGTTGCACCTCGGTACATATTAAATAAATCTTTGTTACTGTATCCCCAAGGATTTTCCCACTGATTTAAATAAATCCAAACTTCTTCAGTACGCCAATCTTCTATAGGGCTGTAAATTAAAGCATTAGGCAAGCTGGAACTATAGTATAGTAATGAGTTAATTTGATTGGAATTTACATCATAATTAAGTCTATCTTTTGTGCTACTTATACGATGTTTTTCCATTGAGATAGCACGTTTAATACTTTCAGCTTTGCGTGTACCCAAAATAAGAATAACTTCTCCCTGGACTCTAAGTATATCACGTATAAAACGATTAGAAGGGTGAATTTTAAGACGATCTGTACACCATCGAAATTTTCCGCGTGGTGCTGGATAACCTTTACCAATTAAGCTTACCCAAAAAGTTTCTTTTATCTCTGGTTGTAGTAAATTAGGTTCTATTGGTATTCCTTGTGCTTTAGAAGCAACTTTCATCTGTTCTAGAGATTGACGTACCCAAGTTGCAACAATAGGATTTTCTACTAATGTATCAGTTGTAATTACATGAATAGTTTTAGTTCTTTTTTCCGGTGGTAGTTGAGAAATTGCATTCCAAATAAGTTGTAAAGTTGCTGTGCTGTCTTTTCCACCGGAATAACCTATAACCCAAGGGATAGCATCTAAACAATACAATTCTTGAATTTCTGTGGTGAGAACTTGGATATAGTCTACTAATTCGGCTACTGTGCGATTTTGCTGAGTTTTACTGTCTGGTTGTTGTCCTGTAGTCATGACTTTATACCTGTAAATATATAGATGTAACCTGATTTTGCCCGTAGATGTAAATGCAAACGAAAGAAATTAATTATACTAAGTTAGTTTACATTCATTTCCCAAAATTGTTTTTGAAAACTATAATCCTAGTATCCATTTTTTTGGAACAATAAGCTATCTACTCTTGGACTAAGTTTTTAAAAACTAATATGATTG
It contains:
- the dndC gene encoding DNA phosphorothioation system sulfurtransferase DndC, which codes for MTTGQQPDSKTQQNRTVAELVDYIQVLTTEIQELYCLDAIPWVIGYSGGKDSTATLQLIWNAISQLPPEKRTKTIHVITTDTLVENPIVATWVRQSLEQMKVASKAQGIPIEPNLLQPEIKETFWVSLIGKGYPAPRGKFRWCTDRLKIHPSNRFIRDILRVQGEVILILGTRKAESIKRAISMEKHRISSTKDRLNYDVNSNQINSLLYYSSSLPNALIYSPIEDWRTEEVWIYLNQWENPWGYSNKDLFNMYRGATADNECPLVVDTSTPSCGDSRFGCWVCTIVSKDKSMEAMIQNDEEKEWMQPLLNMRNELDIRDDRNKRDFRRLRGEVQLFERNLDGEKSIEPIYGPYTKDWREYWLRKLLTAQTEMRQTAPENMRDITLISMEELSEIRRIWLEEKHEFDDSLPRIYQEVTGEAFKDPRPGSDYSLLGSDEWEVLEEICDGDGMQLELMAKLLDTERQFRKKTRRVGIYESLEKCFDTSSRSQEEAIKNAHLKRDLREAASKGDVATIRETFKQLNIGETPAKEENKPDSFAGRKFKKKEE